A region of the Salifodinibacter halophilus genome:
CCGCCCTGGATCAGATGACGGTCGTTGATGATGACCGACGGCACCGCGCTGATTCCGGCCTCCTGGTAGAGACGCTCCTGCTTGCGCACGTCCTGCGCGTACTCGTCCGAATCGAGCACGGCGCGGGCGCGCTGGGCGTCA
Encoded here:
- a CDS encoding thioredoxin domain-containing protein gives rise to the protein LHWAGIQSADAERALKHALLKAYFTDGRDVSSREVLAAVAGEAGLDAQRARAVLDSDEYAQDVRKQERLYQEAGISAVPSVIINDRHLIQGG